One region of Termitidicoccus mucosus genomic DNA includes:
- a CDS encoding DUF3142 domain-containing protein: protein MAGLHRIAALLLLAAPGCIAPAATWTHDAYVWQRQPSPALDAAIHSSRDHINTCCFLASEISWHGDAPRISRPHLDHATLAALGKPIALALRINPLPPKTKPADHASQIASEAAAILSAARAAGIVPVELQIDYDCPGHKLARYRELLYSLRATVGQTPLTFTALPSWLKHEEDFTALAREADGFVLQVHSLEKPASIDSAFTLCDPKLVLAWARRADALAARAGPSGARFRVALPTYGYTLGFDTGGRFIGLAAEAPRDWPAGTRLRAVRANPRELQCLARELSAENLSHLDGIIWFRLPVAGDRLAWNAETFAAVIQDIPIVSQLSAEIHRTQPGLAEIVIVNRGQTAEPLPQTLRVIWTPGGRATACDTLAGYYCYYDLPKDNVLFVYRHSPAPAELAPGRSRAIGWLRFDFPDEKIASAFSIHATIP from the coding sequence CGCCGCCACTTGGACGCACGACGCCTACGTCTGGCAGCGCCAGCCCTCGCCCGCGCTCGATGCCGCCATCCACTCCTCACGCGACCACATCAACACCTGCTGCTTCCTTGCCTCCGAAATCTCATGGCACGGTGACGCTCCCCGCATCTCCCGCCCGCATCTCGACCATGCCACGCTCGCCGCCCTTGGCAAACCCATCGCTCTCGCCCTCCGTATCAATCCTCTCCCTCCAAAAACAAAACCCGCCGACCACGCATCCCAAATTGCCTCCGAAGCCGCCGCCATCCTCTCCGCCGCCCGCGCCGCCGGAATCGTCCCCGTTGAACTCCAAATCGACTACGACTGCCCCGGGCATAAACTCGCCCGCTATCGCGAACTTCTCTACTCCCTCCGCGCCACTGTTGGCCAAACCCCGCTCACTTTTACCGCGCTGCCCTCATGGTTGAAACACGAGGAGGATTTCACCGCGCTTGCCCGCGAAGCCGACGGCTTTGTCCTCCAAGTCCACTCGCTGGAAAAACCCGCGTCCATCGACTCCGCCTTCACGCTCTGTGATCCCAAGCTGGTGCTCGCCTGGGCGCGCCGGGCCGACGCCCTCGCCGCCCGCGCCGGGCCCTCCGGCGCGCGTTTCCGCGTCGCGCTTCCCACCTACGGCTACACGCTCGGCTTCGACACCGGGGGCCGTTTCATCGGCCTCGCCGCCGAAGCCCCTCGCGACTGGCCCGCCGGCACGCGACTCCGCGCCGTTCGCGCCAACCCTCGCGAACTCCAGTGCCTCGCCCGTGAACTCTCCGCCGAAAACCTCTCCCACCTCGATGGCATCATCTGGTTCCGCCTCCCCGTCGCCGGCGACCGTCTCGCATGGAACGCCGAAACCTTCGCCGCCGTCATCCAAGACATCCCCATCGTCTCCCAACTGTCCGCCGAAATCCACCGCACCCAGCCCGGCCTAGCGGAAATCGTCATTGTCAACCGCGGCCAGACCGCCGAGCCGCTCCCGCAAACCTTGCGCGTCATCTGGACACCGGGAGGCCGCGCCACGGCATGCGATACCCTCGCCGGTTACTACTGTTATTATGATCTTCCCAAGGACAATGTCCTCTTTGTTTACCGCCACTCCCCCGCCCCCGCCGAACTCGCCCCCGGACGCAGCCGTGCCATCGGCTGGCTGCGCTTCGATTTCCCAGATGAAAAAATCGCATCCGCATTCTCAATCCATGCAACCATTCCATAA